A section of the Macadamia integrifolia cultivar HAES 741 chromosome 9, SCU_Mint_v3, whole genome shotgun sequence genome encodes:
- the LOC122090096 gene encoding reticulocalbin-1, which translates to MKLAVVGYLMVAATVVVFLTLSPTSRRLGRHLHGGRRLGHKHAPFDPLVGKMERRMEEERSGGSTDENHHPMSSSSTTSWDNSTVDLSSDDTKEEEGEEEYFKDIKGKLRLNITMRLLTMFPLIDKDPKDGFISLKELEIWNVERAVERLNYKTLKEMRRRDEDGDGSLSLFECLHQFSLKNLESNDMTPGQVGWWKEQFNNADVDGNGFLDLHELNDFLNPKDSENEEIQVWLLREKIRYMDDDRDGKLNFVEFHDHAYDIYKNHAEYEYHKKDIPKPEQKFAELDLNFDKFLTAEELLPILHQLYPGEITYATYYAKFLIHEVDGDKDGKLTINEMLNHEEIFYSKVFEEEFDNSDDDDDEYYDYDDYDDDDDFRDEF; encoded by the exons atgaaattgGCGGTTGTGGGCTACCTGATGGTGGCCGCCACCGTCGTCGTCTTCCTCACCTTATCACCAACTTCCCGTAGATTGGGTCGCCACCTACACGGTGGTCGCCGTCTGGGACACAAGCATGCACCGTTCGACCCACTCGTCGGGAAGATGGAGAGAAGGATGGAGGAAGAAAGATCAGGAGGATCTACAGATGAAAATCATCATCCAATGAGTAGTAGTAGTACTACTTCTTGGGATAATTCGACCGTCGATTTGAGTAGTGATGacactaaagaagaagaaggagaagaagagtatTTTAAGGATATTAAGGGCAAGTTAAGGTTAAACATAACTATGAGGTTGTTGACAATGTTTCCCCTCATAGATAAGGATCCTAAAGATGGGTTTATTAGTTTGAAGGAGCTTGAGATTTGGAATGTGGAAAGAGCAGTTGAACGCTTGaattataagaccttgaaggagATGAGGCGGCGCGATGAGGATGGTGATGGCTCTCTTAGTCTATTTGAATGTCTCCATCAGTTCTCCCTTAAAAACTTAg AGAGTAACGACATGACTCCTGGTCAAGTTGGTTGGTGGAAGGAACAATTTAATAATGCAGATGTAGATGGCAATGGATTTCTCGACCTTCATGAACTAAACGA TTTCTTGAACCCTAAAGACAGTGAAAATGAAGAAATTCAAGTATGGTTGTTAAGAGAAAAGATAAG GTACATGGACGATGATAGGGATGGAAAACTCAATTTTGTTGAGTTTCATGACCATGCATATGACATTTACAAGAACCATGCTGAATATGAATATCATAAAAAAGATATACCAAAGCCTGAACAAAAATTTGCAGAgcttgatttgaactttgacaA ATTTTTGACAGCTGAAGAGTTGTTACCCATACTACATCAGCTTTACCCAGGAGAAATCACTTATGCTACATACTATGCAAAGTTTCTAATTCATGAG GTTGATGGTGATAAAGATGGGAAGCTGACTATTAATGAAATGCTCAATCATGAAGAGATTTTTTACAGCAAAGTGTTTGAAGAAGAATTCGATAACagcgatgatgatgacgat